The proteins below are encoded in one region of Legionella antarctica:
- a CDS encoding PAS domain-containing protein, producing the protein MTELNNQQIGHLRNTITKMELVFNAIDEAVIWANKKGTIQWCNRAFDELIGVPHITLIGKNILEIFELMKIRPSDSSYEN; encoded by the coding sequence ATGACAGAACTAAATAATCAACAAATAGGCCACCTGCGTAATACCATTACAAAAATGGAGCTTGTATTTAATGCGATTGATGAGGCGGTAATTTGGGCTAATAAAAAAGGTACTATTCAATGGTGTAATAGAGCATTTGATGAGCTGATTGGTGTGCCTCACATTACTCTGATAGGTAAAAATATTCTTGAAATATTCGAGCTGATGAAGATTCGGCCTTCCGACTCAAGCTATGAAAATTAG
- a CDS encoding GGDEF domain-containing protein encodes MRRFGLEEEEKSYLVIIRSITEQRKAQKQLEHLAHYDLLTNLPNRRQFETHFEHELARAQRHNRQFAVLFIDVNLFKTVNDTYGHKIGDLFLIKLAERLSNSIREEDFAARIGGDEFIVIISEIENYSNAELATEKIYKALNVTYNLSGNKIEGSVSIGIACVPQDGMIIDDIIRVADHRMYQKKGKVNPGFSRRR; translated from the coding sequence GTGAGACGCTTTGGTTTGGAAGAGGAAGAAAAATCCTATCTTGTTATCATTCGTAGTATTACAGAGCAAAGAAAAGCCCAGAAACAATTAGAGCATCTAGCGCATTATGATTTATTAACAAATCTTCCAAATCGACGCCAATTTGAAACTCATTTTGAGCATGAACTGGCCAGAGCGCAACGCCATAACCGTCAATTTGCAGTGTTATTTATCGACGTTAATCTTTTTAAAACAGTTAATGATACCTATGGGCATAAAATTGGTGATTTGTTTTTAATAAAATTAGCAGAGCGGTTATCTAATTCTATCCGGGAAGAAGATTTTGCGGCTCGTATCGGTGGTGATGAGTTTATTGTTATCATTTCGGAGATTGAGAACTACAGTAACGCAGAGTTAGCTACAGAAAAAATTTATAAGGCATTAAACGTGACCTATAATTTATCGGGGAATAAAATTGAGGGCAGTGTCAGTATAGGTATAGCCTGCGTTCCTCAAGACGGGATGATAATTGATGACATTATCCGTGTGGCTGATCATAGAATGTACCAAAAAAAAGGAAAAGTGAACCCTGGTTTTTCGCGTAGGCGATGA
- the smpB gene encoding SsrA-binding protein SmpB — protein sequence MATKKNSDSSIALNRKAGFDYFIEEQFEAGLVLDGWEVKSLRAGKINLSDAHVIIKYGEAFLLGAQIQPLSTASTHSIPDPIRTRKLLLNRKELNHLIGSVERQGYTIIPLSLYWKKNKIKIKVALAKGKKEHDKRDTIKDREWQRDKSRIMKKNN from the coding sequence ATGGCTACCAAAAAAAATTCAGATTCAAGTATCGCGCTGAATAGAAAAGCCGGGTTTGATTATTTCATTGAGGAACAGTTTGAAGCAGGTCTTGTTCTTGATGGATGGGAAGTAAAAAGCTTACGTGCAGGAAAAATTAATTTATCTGATGCTCATGTGATAATCAAATATGGAGAGGCTTTTTTATTGGGAGCACAAATCCAACCACTTTCTACGGCATCTACTCACTCCATTCCGGATCCAATTCGCACCCGTAAATTATTACTGAATAGAAAGGAGTTAAATCATCTGATTGGTAGTGTTGAACGTCAAGGATATACTATTATTCCACTCTCTTTATATTGGAAAAAAAATAAAATTAAAATTAAAGTGGCTTTGGCTAAAGGTAAAAAAGAACATGATAAACGGGATACTATCAAAGATAGAGAATGGCAAAGAGATAAATCACGAATAATGAAAAAAAATAATTAA
- a CDS encoding alpha/beta hydrolase, which yields MNNDDFRYIRRGKQLSGLTQEEMSLLEPIDKRGSGSERALLLLHGFSSSPAVYRKLISQIEYYDAIVCPVLQGHAESIETFSRSTAKDWLSTANKACEILFDNYKKIDVLGLSLGGLLACELSQRFALNHLFLLAPALKLKMNTTLMLKLVKTLRFFGFCQLRNNAGNLISNEQAEIAYRKLPLTAIIEMLTLSKEYRWIAPVCPTDLFLGEYDDVVSSNEVAQLFTSLPNATIHWLKNSAHLLPLDNDFKEIVQCINKVTSKH from the coding sequence ATGAATAATGACGATTTTCGCTATATACGTCGAGGAAAACAGCTGTCTGGTCTAACCCAAGAAGAAATGTCCCTTCTTGAACCTATAGATAAACGGGGATCAGGATCTGAGCGGGCGTTACTTCTCCTGCACGGATTTTCTTCCTCCCCCGCAGTTTACCGCAAACTTATTTCACAAATAGAATATTATGACGCCATTGTCTGCCCCGTCTTACAGGGACATGCTGAGAGTATTGAAACATTCTCTCGATCTACTGCCAAAGATTGGCTTTCCACTGCCAATAAAGCCTGTGAGATATTATTCGATAACTACAAAAAAATTGATGTTTTGGGCTTATCCCTAGGTGGTTTATTAGCTTGCGAATTAAGCCAGCGATTTGCCTTAAATCACCTCTTTCTCCTGGCCCCCGCTCTCAAATTAAAGATGAATACCACCCTCATGTTAAAACTAGTCAAAACGCTCAGGTTTTTTGGCTTTTGTCAATTGCGAAACAACGCGGGTAACCTGATTTCCAATGAGCAGGCTGAAATAGCTTATCGAAAACTCCCTCTTACTGCCATCATTGAAATGCTTACTTTATCCAAAGAGTATCGCTGGATAGCACCAGTCTGTCCGACTGATCTCTTTTTGGGAGAGTACGATGACGTTGTTTCCTCAAACGAAGTAGCACAACTTTTCACCTCACTCCCTAATGCAACCATTCACTGGTTAAAGAATTCTGCTCATCTTTTACCGCTGGATAATGATTTTAAAGAAATTGTTCAATGCATTAATAAGGTCACTTCCAAACACTAA
- a CDS encoding MFS transporter — translation MFNRNIQLIIVIASCVLTLISTDILLPSMPQIAHYFAVPPSDVKMLISIFMTGQFATVLFWGVIADQLGRSRTLLIGMLIFFIGSVLSVIAPTINLLLACRFIQGAGAVVVPVAGWALIQDLFPKDDGARIMSWVGTLTAVIPLFAPAIGGKIDVLYGWHTNLYCITVFSAFVCVTMMCSPKQQTAPNAVIPTLKERMGIYSRIMKNKTFVSYIALFGLLNCGEWCFLTMAPFYYAHKQIAADQMGLLLMLTSMGFVFGSLLASHLFKRIGIDKTINTGIQLAIISSLLLITGEYMQWNGHQIYNAVGIGIYILSSALLWGGTTSRALQCFDDYRGSASAIRSLILLCFAAFGTYSGRLVSHEKIYHVGFFLFFMALSALIVFHNKELKGERLEVDAVF, via the coding sequence ATGTTTAACCGCAATATTCAGCTAATCATTGTGATTGCCAGCTGTGTACTGACCTTGATTTCCACGGATATTCTGTTGCCCAGTATGCCGCAAATCGCTCATTATTTCGCTGTTCCTCCAAGCGATGTCAAAATGCTTATTTCTATTTTTATGACAGGACAATTTGCTACAGTCCTTTTTTGGGGAGTTATTGCGGATCAATTAGGCAGAAGCAGAACCTTGCTAATAGGCATGCTGATTTTTTTTATTGGCTCTGTTCTTAGCGTTATCGCTCCTACGATTAATCTTCTTTTGGCCTGTCGTTTCATCCAGGGCGCGGGGGCAGTTGTGGTTCCGGTAGCAGGATGGGCCTTGATACAAGATCTTTTTCCCAAAGATGATGGCGCACGTATTATGTCCTGGGTTGGAACTCTCACGGCCGTTATTCCATTGTTCGCACCTGCAATTGGTGGAAAAATTGATGTTTTATACGGCTGGCATACTAATCTGTATTGCATTACCGTGTTTTCTGCGTTTGTATGCGTGACTATGATGTGTTCACCAAAACAACAAACCGCTCCAAACGCTGTAATTCCTACCCTAAAAGAACGAATGGGTATCTACAGTCGTATAATGAAGAATAAAACGTTTGTCTCTTATATCGCTCTTTTTGGCCTGTTAAACTGTGGGGAATGGTGTTTTCTCACCATGGCACCATTTTATTATGCCCATAAACAGATTGCTGCCGATCAGATGGGGCTTTTGTTAATGCTTACCTCCATGGGTTTCGTCTTCGGTTCATTATTAGCATCTCACTTGTTCAAACGAATAGGAATAGATAAAACCATTAATACAGGCATTCAGTTAGCAATAATCAGTAGTTTGCTTCTTATTACAGGTGAATACATGCAATGGAATGGGCACCAAATTTATAATGCGGTTGGTATTGGTATCTATATACTCAGTTCAGCACTTCTTTGGGGGGGTACCACCTCCAGAGCCTTGCAATGTTTTGATGATTATAGAGGTTCTGCCTCTGCTATTCGCAGTCTTATTTTACTTTGTTTTGCAGCTTTTGGTACTTACTCAGGCCGATTGGTCAGCCACGAAAAAATTTATCACGTAGGCTTCTTTCTATTTTTTATGGCCTTGAGTGCCTTGATTGTTTTTCATAACAAGGAGCTTAAAGGGGAACGTCTTGAAGTCGATGCAGTCTTTTAA
- a CDS encoding guanosine monophosphate reductase, whose protein sequence is MTDQAITFDDVLLVPSYNHHESRRVVETTSIDRLSKLSLDLPVISSNMDTITESTMANFMNSKGAMGALHRFMSIEENIQDFKKCKGSVFVSIGCTDTELQRAEALRDAGADFFCVDVAHAHAKYVGKTLKNLRRILGDRCIMAGNVATYAGADYLASCGADIIKAGIGGGSVCSTRIKTGFGVPMLTCIQDCSRADRSIVADGGIKTSGDIVKALAFGADFVMIGGMLAGTAPTPGEVIQKEDGSKVKRYRGMASREAQEAFLGQIHEWKTAEGVAAEVPFKENADAIIADIVGGLRSGLTYAGADTISELQRKLNYLVVTQAGRIESMPHKLLER, encoded by the coding sequence ATGACCGACCAAGCCATCACTTTTGATGACGTGCTACTTGTGCCTTCATACAACCACCATGAGTCAAGAAGGGTAGTTGAAACGACAAGCATCGACAGGTTAAGTAAATTGAGCCTGGATCTTCCAGTAATCAGTTCCAATATGGATACCATTACCGAAAGTACTATGGCTAACTTCATGAACAGTAAAGGAGCTATGGGGGCTTTACACCGTTTTATGAGTATTGAGGAAAATATTCAGGACTTTAAAAAATGTAAGGGGAGTGTTTTTGTATCGATTGGATGTACTGATACAGAATTACAAAGAGCCGAGGCATTACGTGACGCCGGAGCTGATTTTTTTTGTGTTGATGTGGCTCATGCCCATGCCAAGTATGTGGGTAAGACCTTAAAAAATTTACGCCGCATACTCGGTGACCGTTGTATCATGGCAGGGAATGTAGCCACATATGCCGGTGCAGATTATCTTGCTTCTTGCGGTGCTGACATTATTAAGGCAGGTATTGGAGGAGGCTCGGTGTGCAGTACTCGCATTAAAACCGGTTTTGGTGTACCTATGCTCACGTGCATCCAGGATTGCTCGCGCGCCGATCGTTCTATTGTAGCAGATGGAGGAATAAAAACCTCGGGCGATATAGTAAAAGCCTTAGCTTTTGGAGCAGACTTTGTCATGATAGGCGGCATGTTAGCGGGTACTGCTCCAACCCCAGGTGAAGTAATCCAAAAAGAAGATGGATCTAAAGTGAAGCGTTATCGTGGTATGGCATCCAGAGAAGCACAAGAAGCATTTCTCGGTCAAATTCATGAATGGAAAACAGCTGAAGGTGTAGCTGCAGAGGTTCCTTTTAAAGAGAACGCCGATGCAATCATTGCAGATATAGTTGGTGGATTAAGATCCGGACTAACGTATGCAGGAGCCGATACAATAAGCGAATTACAGCGTAAGTTAAATTACCTTGTTGTGACCCAAGCCGGGCGTATTGAAAGCATGCCGCATAAACTATTGGAACGGTAA
- a CDS encoding GIN domain-containing protein: MLKRYYFLILSVCVLVGCTHHGQKTSPVSTEESGKSTKQYRQTNAFTQVDVQGRVNIHLHTGYKTPQILLTGDPRDLAQVKTEVSGTTLYLIVGNGYPRYGAVNADIRGRFLNRLSYKGSGLITGRQLHTSFLELYLANQGTTQLGGTIGLQKLEVVGGGLTKISGITSHDLQIRLKEKPKVQLTGFVTLSKLNVDGEGWLSLYWVKSYHLKVVAKKAAKIQLAGIVNRLEVDLWGAARFKGRYLRAQRSFVRTHDKSVAEISAVNHQSTLATDASDIYYYNIPDTRADFMAFNGSVLNMREWSLFELQEFNRYNKQFP, from the coding sequence ATGCTCAAGCGGTACTATTTTTTGATTTTAAGTGTTTGTGTATTAGTGGGTTGCACCCATCATGGGCAAAAAACTTCTCCTGTATCAACAGAAGAATCGGGTAAAAGTACGAAGCAATACCGACAAACCAATGCATTTACTCAGGTTGATGTTCAAGGACGAGTTAATATACATTTACATACTGGTTATAAAACGCCACAAATTCTTTTAACAGGGGATCCCAGGGATTTGGCGCAAGTGAAGACTGAAGTAAGCGGAACTACTCTCTATCTGATAGTCGGGAACGGATATCCGCGGTATGGTGCTGTAAATGCCGATATTCGAGGACGATTTCTTAATCGTCTGAGTTATAAAGGCTCCGGTCTAATTACAGGACGCCAGTTGCACACCAGTTTTCTTGAACTCTATTTAGCCAACCAGGGTACTACGCAATTAGGGGGAACTATTGGTTTGCAAAAATTAGAAGTAGTTGGCGGAGGACTTACTAAAATTAGCGGTATAACCAGCCATGACTTGCAAATTCGTTTAAAAGAAAAGCCTAAGGTACAGCTTACGGGCTTTGTTACGCTCTCTAAACTGAATGTAGATGGTGAGGGTTGGCTAAGTTTATACTGGGTAAAAAGCTATCATTTAAAGGTCGTGGCTAAAAAAGCAGCAAAAATTCAATTGGCAGGTATCGTTAATCGACTTGAAGTGGATTTGTGGGGTGCCGCGCGATTTAAAGGCCGGTATTTACGTGCTCAGCGCAGTTTTGTAAGGACACATGATAAATCAGTCGCTGAAATTTCTGCTGTTAATCATCAGAGCACTCTGGCCACCGATGCCAGTGATATTTACTATTACAATATTCCTGATACACGTGCTGACTTCATGGCTTTTAATGGTTCAGTATTGAATATGCGTGAATGGAGTTTGTTTGAGTTGCAGGAATTCAATCGCTATAATAAACAATTTCCCTAG
- a CDS encoding rhodanese-related sulfurtransferase → MKEIVIASFYKFVPLSELETMREFMLAKMRDMSVKGTIILAAEGINGGFASRREEVELFYQFMRSDSRFADLNFKETYDEKNPFDKAKVKLRKEIVTMGITNVDPTKSAGTYLNPDEWHEFIKDPDVILIDTRNDYEFELGTFKNAINPCTENFREFPEYVEKHLQDKKGKKIAMFCTGGIRCEKSTAYLKEHGFENVYHLQDGILNYIQSIPENESLWEGACFVFDDRVAVDHQLERVYPQLPQDYKDERFPK, encoded by the coding sequence GTGAAAGAAATAGTCATTGCCTCCTTTTATAAATTCGTTCCTCTATCCGAGTTAGAAACCATGCGCGAGTTCATGCTTGCCAAAATGCGTGACATGAGCGTTAAAGGAACCATTATTTTAGCTGCAGAAGGTATTAATGGAGGGTTTGCAAGCAGGCGTGAAGAAGTGGAGCTTTTTTATCAATTTATGCGCAGTGATTCTCGCTTTGCGGATTTGAATTTTAAAGAAACTTACGACGAAAAAAATCCCTTCGATAAAGCGAAAGTAAAACTTCGTAAAGAAATTGTCACCATGGGAATAACCAATGTAGACCCAACTAAATCAGCAGGTACCTATCTTAATCCCGATGAGTGGCATGAGTTTATCAAAGATCCTGATGTTATTCTGATTGATACTCGTAATGATTACGAATTTGAACTGGGCACTTTTAAAAACGCCATAAATCCATGTACAGAAAACTTCAGGGAGTTTCCTGAATATGTTGAGAAACATTTGCAGGATAAAAAAGGAAAAAAAATCGCCATGTTTTGTACCGGTGGTATCCGTTGTGAAAAATCAACTGCTTATTTAAAAGAACACGGATTTGAAAATGTCTACCACCTGCAAGACGGAATCCTTAATTACATCCAATCCATACCAGAGAATGAATCCCTCTGGGAAGGTGCCTGCTTTGTTTTTGACGATCGAGTAGCAGTGGATCACCAGTTAGAGCGCGTTTATCCTCAATTACCTCAGGATTATAAAGACGAGCGGTTTCCGAAATAA
- a CDS encoding peroxiredoxin — translation MNMDQTAPDFEFNATNNLKAHLSDYNGENVILYFYPKDATPGCTTEGQDFRDAYPQFRALNAQIFGISRDSLKSHENFKAKQNFPFELISDSEEHLCQLFDVIKMKSMYGKQVRGIERSTFLIDAKGVLKNEWRKVNVKGHVDEVLAALRS, via the coding sequence ATGAATATGGATCAAACGGCACCTGATTTTGAATTTAATGCCACCAACAATCTGAAAGCTCATCTCAGTGATTATAACGGAGAAAATGTAATCCTCTATTTTTATCCTAAAGACGCTACACCAGGATGCACTACTGAAGGACAAGATTTCAGGGATGCATATCCTCAATTCAGAGCCTTAAATGCGCAAATATTCGGTATTTCCAGAGACAGCTTAAAGTCACACGAAAATTTTAAAGCCAAACAAAATTTCCCTTTTGAATTAATCAGTGATAGTGAAGAGCATTTATGCCAATTATTCGATGTGATCAAAATGAAATCAATGTATGGGAAACAGGTCCGCGGCATTGAGCGCAGTACGTTTTTAATCGATGCAAAAGGAGTCTTAAAAAATGAATGGCGTAAAGTAAATGTCAAAGGACACGTAGACGAGGTATTAGCTGCTTTGAGATCATAA
- a CDS encoding IS66 family transposase: protein MMKRQEIKQVLDELTKDIDSLADKKAVTIIKVLVNLVEMLAEENALLREENQVLRDEINRLKGEQGKPNIRGQSKGSNGDNTGNSNHSSEGDRNKRGKGNNKNTGKDKKNVRIDRRVTIALDKATLPDDAKFKGFEIRIIQDLKIITDNVEFKLETYYSPSLKKTFIAPIPGEYKGSEFGPGVKALVITLYRDAGMTESAIERFLKTCGIQISHGKIASMLTEGNDIFHQEKEDIVDAGSNAGLYQQMDDTGSRVNGKNHYTHVLCNDFFTAYFTRRKKDRLTLLELLCRDQLKFMFNQEAYELMDEFGLAKKWLDQIKPMLHAQPLTRESIDSLMGTLFPNPKKHSTNRRIILESAALAYYQHSKYFIHYLMTDDAPQFNKLALHHALCWIHEGRHYKKLTPFSDMNQNILAVFLEQLWDFYHALLTYKTAPSQSMAQQLSMQFDTLFATTTGYDVLDQRIAKTRAKKQALLLVLDHPFLPLHNNASELGTRFQARIRDINLQTVSQNGTKSKDTFATIVQTARKLKVNVYQYIYDRVTKKFEMPSLAELILLKVRQVPCTT, encoded by the coding sequence ATGATGAAACGCCAAGAAATCAAACAAGTTTTAGATGAGTTAACAAAAGATATCGATAGTCTTGCCGACAAAAAGGCCGTGACTATCATTAAGGTATTGGTTAATTTGGTCGAAATGCTTGCCGAAGAAAATGCTTTGCTCAGAGAGGAAAACCAAGTATTACGTGATGAGATAAACCGCCTTAAGGGTGAACAGGGCAAACCTAATATTCGCGGTCAATCCAAAGGTAGCAATGGCGATAATACAGGCAATTCCAATCATTCATCTGAAGGAGATCGCAATAAACGTGGTAAAGGGAACAATAAAAACACAGGCAAAGACAAAAAAAACGTACGTATTGATAGACGTGTTACGATTGCTCTGGACAAAGCAACGCTGCCAGATGACGCCAAGTTCAAGGGTTTTGAGATTCGAATCATCCAGGATCTAAAAATCATCACGGATAATGTTGAATTCAAGCTGGAAACGTATTACTCACCATCTTTGAAAAAAACCTTTATTGCGCCGATTCCTGGCGAATATAAGGGCAGTGAATTTGGTCCTGGGGTTAAAGCGCTGGTCATCACATTATACCGTGATGCAGGGATGACGGAGAGCGCCATTGAGCGCTTTTTAAAAACATGTGGTATTCAAATATCACATGGTAAAATTGCTTCCATGCTGACAGAAGGCAATGATATTTTTCATCAGGAAAAAGAAGATATTGTCGATGCCGGTAGCAACGCAGGCTTGTACCAGCAGATGGATGACACAGGCAGTCGTGTTAACGGCAAAAATCACTACACCCATGTTTTATGTAATGACTTTTTTACAGCATACTTCACTCGTCGTAAAAAAGATCGCTTGACCTTATTGGAGTTGCTGTGTCGAGACCAATTAAAGTTTATGTTTAATCAGGAGGCTTATGAGTTAATGGATGAGTTTGGTCTCGCAAAAAAATGGTTGGATCAAATTAAACCAATGCTGCATGCACAACCCCTCACACGTGAATCAATCGATAGTTTGATGGGAACACTTTTTCCAAATCCAAAAAAACACAGCACGAATCGACGCATAATTCTTGAGTCAGCAGCTCTTGCCTATTATCAGCACTCGAAATACTTCATCCATTATTTAATGACAGATGATGCGCCTCAGTTTAATAAATTGGCCCTACATCATGCGCTGTGCTGGATCCATGAAGGTCGTCATTATAAAAAACTCACTCCATTCTCAGATATGAATCAGAATATATTGGCTGTATTTCTTGAGCAATTATGGGATTTCTACCATGCATTATTGACTTACAAGACGGCTCCATCTCAATCAATGGCCCAACAACTATCAATGCAATTTGATACTTTGTTCGCAACCACGACAGGCTATGATGTTTTAGATCAACGCATTGCAAAGACACGTGCTAAAAAACAAGCGTTATTATTGGTGTTAGACCATCCATTTCTGCCATTGCACAACAATGCCTCTGAATTAGGGACACGGTTTCAAGCAAGGATACGCGACATCAATCTCCAAACGGTCTCCCAAAATGGCACCAAATCAAAGGATACGTTTGCCACGATTGTACAGACGGCCAGAAAACTGAAAGTTAACGTTTATCAGTATATTTACGATAGGGTGACTAAAAAATTTGAAATGCCATCATTGGCTGAATTAATCTTACTTAAAGTGCGGCAGGTTCCATGCACCACATAA
- a CDS encoding PhoH family protein, translated as MDTGKTGLKLFVLDTNILMHDPTAIYHFDEHDIYLPMVVLEELDSHKTGTSEVARNVRQTNRMLVELMSNSSHEQVVSGLPIPSFVNSHKENSSGRLFFQTDEFDQVIPSTLPGHKVDNTILATALGLQKKFMGKKQVVIISKDINLRIKAGILGIPAEDYYNDQVLDDVNLLHRGLHILDNNFWDTHAQDMGSWQESGKTFYRVSGPLVHQWNPNDCISTEDNEFQALVKKLDGDNAVVQLVRDYTQAKHSVWGINARNREQNFSLNLLLDPEIDFVTLQGSAGTGKTLLTIAAGLTQVLDQNRYNEILMTRVTIPVGEDIGFLPGTEEEKMTPWMGALMDNLEVLHGSQVGGSFGRGATQDLLQNKIKIRSLNFMRGRTFLNRYIIIDEAQNLTSKQIKTLVTRAGPGSKIVCLGDIKQIDTPYLTETTSGLTFAVDRFKNWEHSAHMTLTRGERSRLAFYAAEHL; from the coding sequence ATGGATACTGGCAAAACTGGACTTAAGCTGTTCGTGCTTGATACAAATATTTTAATGCATGATCCCACGGCTATCTATCATTTTGACGAGCACGATATTTATTTACCCATGGTGGTTCTGGAAGAATTAGATAGCCATAAAACAGGTACTTCAGAGGTAGCCCGTAACGTGAGGCAAACCAACAGGATGTTGGTGGAGCTAATGAGTAATTCATCTCATGAACAAGTAGTGTCGGGGCTTCCAATACCCAGTTTCGTTAATTCCCACAAAGAAAACAGCAGCGGCAGACTATTTTTTCAAACTGATGAGTTCGATCAAGTAATTCCCTCTACACTTCCTGGACATAAAGTAGATAATACAATCCTTGCTACTGCTTTAGGACTGCAGAAAAAATTCATGGGCAAAAAGCAAGTTGTGATCATTTCTAAAGATATTAACTTACGTATAAAAGCAGGGATACTTGGAATTCCTGCGGAAGATTATTACAACGATCAGGTGTTGGATGATGTTAATCTTCTTCATCGCGGACTACATATACTGGATAACAATTTTTGGGATACTCACGCCCAGGATATGGGTTCATGGCAGGAGAGTGGTAAAACTTTTTATCGTGTTTCAGGACCATTAGTACATCAATGGAATCCCAATGATTGCATTAGCACCGAAGATAATGAATTCCAGGCATTAGTAAAAAAACTGGATGGAGACAATGCAGTCGTTCAACTCGTTCGTGATTATACTCAGGCAAAACATTCCGTCTGGGGGATTAACGCCAGAAATCGAGAACAAAATTTTTCTTTAAATTTACTCCTCGATCCGGAGATTGATTTTGTTACCTTGCAAGGGTCAGCTGGAACAGGTAAAACTTTATTAACCATCGCTGCAGGTTTAACTCAGGTTCTGGATCAAAACCGTTACAACGAAATTTTAATGACTCGCGTTACTATACCCGTGGGTGAGGATATTGGCTTCTTACCTGGTACTGAAGAAGAAAAAATGACTCCTTGGATGGGTGCACTGATGGATAACCTGGAGGTATTGCATGGATCACAGGTAGGCGGAAGTTTTGGTCGAGGAGCCACACAGGATCTGTTACAAAACAAAATTAAAATTCGCTCATTAAATTTCATGCGAGGGCGTACCTTTTTAAATCGATATATCATTATTGATGAAGCTCAAAATCTGACCTCCAAGCAAATTAAAACTTTAGTTACCCGGGCAGGGCCGGGAAGTAAAATCGTTTGTCTGGGAGATATAAAACAGATAGATACCCCATATTTGACTGAAACCACCTCAGGTTTAACTTTTGCAGTAGATCGGTTTAAAAACTGGGAGCATAGTGCGCATATGACGTTAACTCGCGGTGAGCGCTCAAGACTTGCATTTTATGCCGCTGAGCATTTATAG